Proteins encoded together in one Thermomonospora curvata DSM 43183 window:
- a CDS encoding LysR family transcriptional regulator: protein MQLQQLAYFVAVAEIRHFTHAAEALRVAQPSLSKQIRALETELGASLFSRARGNITLTPAGEALLPLAKRILADVDTARLEVQELVGLRRGRVRLGATPSLCAGLLADVLRRFHDTYPGIQLLVEEGGSRDLVRQLTRGALDLALVILPLAGDAPLETTAILREHLVVASPAPRRNGSRPPAVRGALLPRRPYVRIEDLRDRPLVMFRPGYDLREATIGACRQAGFEPRFAVEGGEMDAVLRFVEAGLGVAVVPSMVLAGRPGLRGTPLAIGDPPEESGGRGSAGAPGAGSSRRTEPVPGLLRTIALAHRKDVTLTHAARAFQRVLESFIREAARAGTLPPGVEALVPLK, encoded by the coding sequence GTGCAGTTGCAGCAGCTTGCGTACTTCGTCGCCGTAGCCGAGATCCGGCACTTCACTCATGCGGCCGAGGCGTTGCGGGTGGCTCAGCCATCGCTGTCCAAGCAGATCCGCGCGCTGGAGACCGAGCTGGGCGCCTCGCTGTTCAGCCGGGCGCGTGGCAACATCACGCTGACCCCGGCGGGAGAGGCGCTGCTGCCGCTGGCCAAGCGGATCCTGGCCGATGTGGACACCGCCCGGCTGGAGGTGCAGGAGCTGGTCGGGCTGCGGCGGGGCCGGGTGCGGCTGGGCGCCACGCCGTCGCTGTGCGCGGGCCTGCTGGCCGACGTGCTGCGCCGCTTCCACGACACCTACCCCGGGATCCAGTTGCTGGTGGAGGAGGGCGGCTCGCGCGACCTGGTCCGGCAGCTGACCCGGGGCGCGCTCGACCTGGCGCTGGTGATCCTGCCGCTGGCGGGGGACGCCCCGCTGGAGACCACCGCGATCCTGCGCGAGCACCTGGTGGTGGCCTCTCCCGCGCCGCGCCGCAACGGCTCCCGGCCGCCGGCCGTCCGCGGCGCCCTGCTGCCGCGCCGCCCGTACGTGCGGATCGAGGATCTGCGGGACCGTCCGCTGGTGATGTTCCGGCCCGGCTACGACCTGCGCGAGGCGACCATCGGGGCGTGCCGGCAGGCGGGCTTTGAGCCCCGCTTCGCGGTCGAGGGCGGGGAGATGGACGCCGTGCTGCGCTTCGTCGAAGCGGGGCTGGGCGTGGCCGTCGTCCCCAGCATGGTGCTGGCGGGACGGCCGGGACTGCGCGGCACCCCGCTGGCCATCGGCGACCCGCCCGAGGAGTCCGGCGGGCGCGGCTCGGCGGGCGCACCGGGCGCCGGTTCGTCCCGGCGCACCGAACCGGTGCCGGGACTGCTGCGCACCATCGCGCTGGCGCACCGCAAGGACGTGACGCTCACCCACGCGGCCCGCGCCTTCCAGCGGGTGCTGGAGTCCTTCATCCGGGAGGCCGCCCGCGCCGGCACCCTGCCGCCCGGCGTCGAGGCCCTGGTGCCGCTGAAGTGA
- a CDS encoding sensor histidine kinase produces MTAAPRPAELPEPVVSAGSMSASSPLPPQLAPLRPPTQLRGLSRIRLGQWFYTTAAALTVLMAITVTLAVLALQGYNQARAILIDQIDPAALRQFQLTTAMEEQDSAIRAYARHGRDADLKAYKDAVTAERQAAAAMTRQLAAVPGAEETRRRVDAAVAAIAVWRERFAGPLAEGAQLTRDSNETGRMLFRQVNAANSATQRELTRLHGTYDQQLRDRARTLYLWLALTGVVFVVGSTAITLLIRWAVLRPVNRLSEQVRAIAQGDFAHPLRGSGPADFVELADIVDSMRHRIVQEWRAASEARQMVAAQAAELRRSNAELEQFAYVASHDLQEPLRKVASFCQMLERRYGDRLDERGRRYIDFAVDGAKRMQALISDLLMLSRVGRSERKVEPVDMGALLERTKHDLGHPIEESGAEVTADPLPTVTGDRTLLAVLLQNLVGNAIKFRGEDPPRVHLSAEPSADDPGMWEFACRDNGIGIDPKYAERIFMIFQRLHPQDTYSGTGIGLAMCRKIVEFHGGRIWLDPGHEGPGTTFRWTLPVRQADTEERADTESEEGDDAADG; encoded by the coding sequence GTGACCGCCGCGCCCCGTCCCGCCGAGCTGCCCGAGCCGGTGGTCTCGGCCGGGTCGATGAGCGCCAGTTCGCCGCTGCCCCCGCAGCTGGCGCCGCTGCGGCCGCCCACTCAGCTGCGCGGGCTGAGCCGGATCAGGCTGGGCCAGTGGTTCTACACCACCGCGGCGGCGCTGACGGTGCTGATGGCGATCACGGTGACGCTGGCGGTGCTGGCGCTGCAGGGCTACAACCAGGCCCGGGCCATCCTCATCGACCAGATCGACCCGGCGGCGCTGCGGCAGTTCCAGCTCACCACCGCGATGGAGGAGCAGGACTCGGCCATCCGCGCCTACGCCCGCCACGGCAGGGACGCCGACCTGAAGGCCTACAAGGACGCGGTGACCGCCGAACGCCAGGCCGCCGCCGCCATGACCCGGCAGCTGGCCGCGGTGCCCGGGGCGGAGGAGACCCGCAGGCGGGTGGACGCGGCCGTGGCCGCCATCGCCGTCTGGCGGGAGCGGTTCGCCGGCCCGCTGGCCGAGGGCGCGCAGCTGACCCGGGACTCCAACGAGACCGGGCGGATGCTGTTCCGCCAGGTCAACGCCGCCAACTCCGCCACGCAGCGGGAGCTGACGAGGCTGCACGGCACCTATGACCAGCAGCTGCGCGACCGGGCCCGCACCCTGTACCTGTGGCTGGCGCTCACCGGCGTGGTGTTCGTGGTGGGCTCTACGGCCATCACGCTGCTGATCCGGTGGGCCGTGCTGCGCCCGGTGAACCGGCTGAGCGAGCAGGTGCGGGCGATCGCCCAGGGCGACTTCGCCCATCCGCTGCGGGGCTCGGGCCCGGCCGACTTCGTGGAGCTGGCCGACATCGTGGACTCGATGCGGCACCGCATCGTCCAGGAGTGGCGGGCCGCCTCCGAGGCCCGGCAGATGGTCGCCGCGCAGGCCGCCGAGCTGCGCCGCTCCAACGCCGAGCTGGAGCAGTTCGCCTATGTCGCCAGCCACGACCTGCAGGAGCCGCTGCGCAAGGTGGCCAGCTTCTGCCAGATGCTGGAGCGCCGCTACGGCGACCGGCTGGATGAGCGGGGCCGCCGCTACATCGATTTCGCGGTGGACGGCGCCAAGCGCATGCAGGCGCTGATCAGCGACCTGCTGATGCTGTCGCGGGTGGGCCGCTCGGAGCGCAAGGTGGAGCCGGTGGACATGGGCGCCCTGCTGGAGCGGACCAAGCACGACCTGGGGCATCCGATCGAGGAGAGCGGGGCCGAGGTCACCGCCGACCCGCTGCCGACGGTGACCGGCGACCGGACGCTGCTGGCGGTGCTGCTGCAGAACCTGGTGGGCAACGCCATCAAGTTCCGCGGCGAGGATCCGCCGCGGGTGCACCTGTCCGCCGAGCCGTCGGCCGACGATCCGGGCATGTGGGAGTTCGCCTGCCGGGACAACGGCATCGGCATCGACCCCAAGTACGCCGAGCGGATCTTCATGATCTTCCAGCGGCTGCATCCCCAGGACACCTACAGTGGCACCGGCATCGGGCTGGCCATGTGCCGCAAGATCGTGGAGTTCCACGGCGGCCGCATCTGGCTGGATCCCGGCCACGAAGGGCCCGGTACCACCTTCCGCTGGACGCTGCCCGTGCGGCAGGCGGACACCGAGGAGCGGGCCGACACCGAGAGTGAGGAAGGCGACGACGCTGCCGATGGGTGA
- a CDS encoding succinate dehydrogenase cytochrome b subunit, whose product MVQTSPRALPALYRSTIGKKAIMAVTGALMILFLVVHMVGNLKAFYGPAEIDEYAAWLRRIGAPALHYEWFLWIQRVGLLVVIGLHMLMAFQLTRRAKRARPTRYRHRPKVQGSYAARTMRWGGVIIVLFVIYHILDLTTGTVHPDYRDGEVYNNLVNDFAPERWYVTLFYALAVIAVGFHVRHGLTSAVQSLGIKSPQRARTLNLAATAFSVLLVAGYLSVPFAVTVGLVD is encoded by the coding sequence GTGGTTCAAACGTCACCCCGCGCGCTTCCGGCGCTGTACCGTTCCACGATCGGCAAGAAGGCGATCATGGCGGTCACCGGCGCCCTGATGATCCTGTTCCTCGTCGTCCACATGGTGGGCAACCTGAAGGCCTTCTACGGCCCGGCGGAGATCGACGAGTACGCCGCCTGGTTGCGCAGGATCGGTGCGCCGGCCCTGCACTACGAGTGGTTCCTGTGGATCCAGCGGGTGGGCCTGCTGGTGGTGATCGGCCTGCACATGCTGATGGCCTTCCAGCTGACCCGCCGCGCCAAGCGGGCCCGTCCGACCCGCTACCGGCACCGTCCCAAGGTGCAGGGCTCGTACGCGGCCCGCACCATGCGCTGGGGCGGTGTGATCATCGTGCTGTTCGTGATCTACCACATCCTGGACCTGACGACCGGCACGGTGCACCCGGACTACCGGGACGGCGAGGTCTACAACAACCTGGTCAACGACTTCGCCCCCGAGCGCTGGTATGTGACCCTCTTTTACGCCCTGGCGGTCATCGCGGTGGGCTTCCACGTGCGGCACGGCCTGACCAGCGCGGTGCAGAGCCTGGGCATCAAGAGCCCGCAGCGGGCGCGCACCCTCAACCTGGCCGCCACCGCGTTCTCCGTTCTGCTCGTCGCCGGCTATCTGTCCGTGCCGTTCGCGGTCACCGTGGGATTGGTGGACTGA
- a CDS encoding fumarate reductase/succinate dehydrogenase flavoprotein subunit — translation MTEIERHSYDVVVIGAGGSGLRAAIEARLQGKKTAVISKSLFGKAHTVMAEGGAAAAMGNVNPNDNWKVHFRDTMRGGKFLNNWRMAELHAKEAPDRIWELEHWGALFDRTKDGKISQRNFGGHEYPRLAHVGDRTGLELIRTLQQKVVALQQEDHRDHGDYEAYLKVWPETTITRLLVKGGKIAGAFGYVRETGKFVVFEAPAVVLATGGIGKSFKVTSNSWEYTGDGHALALLAGATLLNMEFVQFHPTGMVWPPSVKGILVTESVRGDRGILLNSEGRRFMFDYIPEVFKEKYATTEEEADRWYDDPDNNRRPPELLPRDEVARAINAEVKAGRGSPHGGVFLTVVGRMPGGAEEIKRRLPAMHHQFKELADVDITKEPMEVGPTCHYVMGGVEVDPDTAAAVVPGLFAAGECSGGMHGSNRLGGNSLSDLLVFGRRAGLGAAEYVDSLGDDRPVPDQEEIDYAVAEALAPFERKGGESPYAVHADLQQTMNDLVGIIRTEKELQLALEKLEELRARAAKVSVEGGKGYNPAWHLALDLRNMLLVSECIAKAALERTESRGGHTREDYPQMSPEWRKVNLICRLVGKADDPRVEIKRQEMEPMREDLLALFDVEELKKYMTPEELPAGMRAAAGAEEDDK, via the coding sequence ATGACCGAGATCGAAAGGCATTCCTACGACGTCGTCGTGATCGGCGCCGGCGGGTCCGGGCTTCGTGCGGCGATCGAGGCACGTCTGCAGGGCAAGAAGACGGCGGTCATCTCCAAGTCGCTGTTCGGCAAGGCCCACACCGTGATGGCCGAGGGCGGCGCCGCCGCCGCGATGGGGAACGTCAACCCCAACGACAACTGGAAGGTGCACTTCCGGGACACCATGCGCGGCGGCAAGTTCCTCAACAACTGGCGCATGGCCGAGCTGCACGCCAAGGAGGCCCCGGACCGCATCTGGGAGCTGGAGCACTGGGGCGCGCTGTTCGACCGCACCAAGGACGGCAAGATCAGCCAGCGCAACTTCGGCGGCCACGAGTACCCGCGCCTGGCGCACGTGGGCGACCGCACCGGCCTGGAGCTGATCCGCACCCTGCAGCAGAAGGTGGTCGCGCTCCAGCAGGAGGACCACCGCGACCACGGCGACTATGAGGCCTACCTGAAGGTGTGGCCGGAGACCACCATCACCCGGCTGCTGGTCAAGGGCGGCAAGATCGCCGGGGCGTTCGGCTATGTCCGCGAGACCGGCAAGTTCGTGGTGTTCGAGGCCCCGGCGGTGGTGCTGGCCACCGGCGGCATCGGCAAGAGCTTCAAGGTCACCTCCAACTCCTGGGAGTACACCGGGGATGGGCACGCGCTGGCGCTGCTGGCCGGTGCCACGCTGCTGAACATGGAGTTCGTCCAGTTCCACCCCACCGGGATGGTCTGGCCCCCCTCGGTGAAGGGGATCTTGGTCACCGAGTCGGTGCGCGGCGACCGCGGCATTCTCCTCAACTCCGAGGGCCGGCGGTTCATGTTCGACTACATCCCCGAGGTGTTCAAGGAGAAGTACGCCACCACCGAGGAGGAGGCCGACCGCTGGTACGACGACCCCGACAACAACCGGCGCCCGCCGGAGCTGCTGCCCCGCGATGAGGTGGCCCGGGCCATCAACGCCGAGGTCAAGGCCGGCCGCGGCTCCCCGCACGGCGGGGTGTTCCTGACCGTGGTGGGCCGGATGCCCGGCGGCGCCGAGGAGATCAAGCGGCGTCTGCCGGCCATGCACCACCAGTTCAAGGAGCTGGCCGACGTCGATATCACCAAGGAGCCGATGGAGGTCGGCCCCACCTGCCACTACGTGATGGGCGGGGTGGAGGTGGACCCCGACACCGCCGCGGCCGTCGTGCCGGGCCTGTTCGCGGCCGGCGAGTGCTCCGGCGGCATGCACGGCTCCAACCGGCTGGGCGGCAACTCCCTGTCGGACCTGCTGGTGTTCGGCCGCCGCGCCGGGCTGGGCGCCGCCGAGTACGTCGACTCCCTGGGCGATGACCGTCCCGTCCCCGACCAGGAGGAGATCGACTACGCCGTCGCCGAGGCGCTGGCGCCCTTTGAGCGCAAGGGCGGGGAGAGCCCGTATGCGGTGCACGCCGACCTGCAGCAGACGATGAACGACCTGGTCGGCATCATCCGCACCGAAAAGGAACTGCAGCTGGCGCTGGAGAAGCTGGAGGAGCTGCGCGCCCGGGCGGCGAAGGTGTCGGTCGAGGGCGGCAAGGGCTACAACCCCGCCTGGCACCTGGCGCTGGACCTGCGCAACATGCTGCTGGTGTCGGAGTGCATCGCCAAGGCGGCGCTGGAGCGCACCGAGAGCCGCGGCGGGCACACCCGTGAGGACTACCCGCAGATGTCCCCCGAGTGGCGCAAGGTCAATTTGATCTGCCGGCTGGTCGGCAAGGCCGACGACCCGCGGGTGGAGATCAAGCGCCAGGAGATGGAGCCGATGCGCGAGGACCTGCTCGCGCTGTTCGACGTCGAAGAGCTGAAGAAGTACATGACGCCGGAGGAACTGCCGGCCGGGATGCGGGCCGCTGCCGGGGCCGAGGAGGACGACAAGTGA
- a CDS encoding succinate dehydrogenase/fumarate reductase iron-sulfur subunit: MKITLRVWRQKGPEDAGKMVEYQLDDVSPDMSFLEMLDVLNERLIAEGEEPIAFDHDCREGICGMCSLVINGVPHGPERATTTCQLHMRKFKDGDVIDVEPWRAQAFPVIKDLVVDRSAFDKIIQAGGYISAPTGSAPDAHSIPVPKPAADAAFEAAECIGCGACVAACPNGSAMLFTAAKVTHLGLLPQGQPERYDRVVKMVQAHDEAGFGGCTVTGECTVACPKGIPLETITRLNRDYLAATAAGKKKS, from the coding sequence ATGAAAATCACCCTGCGCGTCTGGCGCCAGAAGGGTCCCGAGGACGCCGGGAAGATGGTCGAGTACCAGCTCGACGACGTCTCCCCCGACATGTCCTTCCTGGAGATGCTGGACGTCCTCAACGAGCGGCTGATCGCCGAGGGCGAGGAGCCGATCGCCTTCGACCACGACTGCCGCGAGGGCATCTGCGGCATGTGCTCGCTGGTGATCAACGGCGTCCCGCACGGCCCGGAGCGGGCCACCACCACCTGCCAGCTGCACATGCGCAAGTTCAAAGACGGCGACGTCATCGACGTGGAGCCGTGGCGCGCCCAGGCCTTCCCGGTGATCAAGGACCTGGTGGTGGACCGGTCGGCCTTCGACAAGATCATCCAGGCCGGCGGGTACATCTCCGCGCCCACCGGCTCGGCCCCCGACGCCCACTCCATCCCGGTGCCCAAGCCGGCCGCCGACGCCGCCTTCGAGGCGGCCGAGTGCATCGGCTGCGGCGCCTGCGTGGCGGCCTGCCCCAACGGGTCGGCGATGCTGTTCACCGCCGCCAAGGTCACCCACCTGGGGCTGCTGCCGCAGGGCCAGCCGGAGCGCTATGACCGGGTGGTGAAGATGGTCCAGGCCCACGACGAGGCCGGCTTCGGCGGCTGCACCGTCACCGGCGAGTGCACCGTGGCCTGCCCCAAGGGCATTCCGCTGGAGACCATCACCCGGCTCAACCGCGACTACCTGGCCGCCACCGCCGCCGGCAAGAAGAAGTCGTAA
- a CDS encoding succinate dehydrogenase/fumarate reductase iron-sulfur subunit — MSYQAKFRVWRGDAGEGELVDYTVEVNEGEVVLDVIHRLQATQAPDLAVRWNCKAGKCGSCSAEINGMPRLMCMTRMSTFSQDETITVTPIRTFPVIRDLVTDVSFNYEKARQIPAFNPGDAKPGELRMMQEDVQRSQEFRKCIECFLCNNVCHVIRDHEENKPAFAGPRFLMRIAELEMHPADQSDRRHIAQEDHGLGFCNITKCCTEVCPEHIKITDNALIPLKERVVGRRYDPLVWLGSKLGIVKKSQDTPSA, encoded by the coding sequence GTGAGCTACCAGGCGAAGTTCCGGGTCTGGCGCGGGGACGCCGGCGAGGGCGAGCTGGTCGACTACACCGTCGAGGTCAACGAGGGCGAGGTCGTCCTGGACGTCATCCACCGGCTGCAGGCCACCCAGGCGCCCGACCTGGCGGTGCGGTGGAACTGCAAGGCCGGCAAGTGCGGGTCGTGCTCGGCGGAGATCAACGGCATGCCGCGCCTGATGTGCATGACCCGCATGTCCACCTTCTCCCAGGACGAGACCATCACGGTCACCCCGATCCGCACCTTCCCGGTGATCCGCGACCTGGTCACCGACGTGTCGTTCAACTACGAGAAGGCCCGGCAGATCCCGGCGTTCAACCCCGGCGACGCCAAGCCCGGCGAGCTGCGGATGATGCAGGAGGACGTGCAGCGTTCGCAGGAGTTCCGCAAGTGCATCGAGTGCTTCCTGTGCAACAACGTCTGCCACGTCATCCGTGACCACGAGGAGAACAAGCCGGCCTTCGCCGGGCCGCGCTTTTTGATGCGCATCGCCGAGCTGGAGATGCACCCGGCCGACCAGTCCGACCGGCGGCACATCGCCCAGGAGGACCACGGGCTGGGCTTCTGCAACATCACCAAGTGCTGCACCGAGGTCTGCCCGGAGCACATCAAGATCACCGACAACGCGCTGATCCCGCTGAAGGAGCGGGTGGTCGGCCGGCGCTACGACCCGCTGGTGTGGCTGGGCTCCAAGCTCGGCATCGTCAAGAAGAGCCAGGACACGCCCTCGGCCTGA
- a CDS encoding Crp/Fnr family transcriptional regulator encodes MNAYEPGSFLAVLTAQERADLLRRGRERRMDRGDVLFTEGEQTTWVAVLLSGMVKACSHADNGVEVVLAVRGPGALLGEVSAIDGLPRSATVTALRPGRVRALSAEEFMDFLHGHSRVSVLLMRMLCQRWRDADRKRVEFGRYDTTGRVAQRLVEMAERYSEPYEPHRPQARGAGARGPQPAGSVQITLNLTQEELAGWVGASREAVSKALRTLRSRGWIETGRRRVIVHDLQALRRHAR; translated from the coding sequence ATGAACGCCTATGAACCTGGTTCGTTCCTTGCCGTCCTGACCGCCCAGGAGCGCGCCGATCTGCTGCGGCGGGGCAGGGAACGCCGGATGGATCGCGGCGATGTGCTCTTCACCGAAGGGGAGCAGACCACCTGGGTGGCGGTGCTGCTGTCGGGAATGGTGAAGGCCTGCTCGCACGCCGACAACGGCGTGGAGGTGGTGCTGGCGGTGCGGGGACCCGGCGCGCTGCTGGGGGAGGTGTCGGCGATCGACGGGCTGCCCCGTTCGGCCACGGTGACGGCACTGCGGCCGGGGCGGGTGCGGGCGCTGTCGGCCGAGGAGTTCATGGACTTCCTGCACGGCCACAGCCGGGTGTCGGTGCTGCTGATGCGGATGCTGTGCCAGCGCTGGCGGGACGCCGACCGCAAGCGGGTCGAGTTCGGCAGGTACGACACCACCGGCCGGGTGGCCCAGCGGCTGGTGGAGATGGCCGAGCGCTACAGCGAGCCGTACGAGCCCCACCGTCCGCAGGCGCGAGGCGCCGGGGCGAGGGGACCGCAGCCGGCCGGGAGCGTCCAGATCACGTTGAACCTCACCCAGGAGGAGCTGGCCGGCTGGGTCGGCGCGTCCCGTGAGGCGGTCAGCAAGGCGCTGCGCACCCTGCGCAGCCGCGGCTGGATCGAGACGGGACGCCGCCGGGTGATCGTCCACGACCTGCAGGCGCTGCGCCGCCACGCCCGTTGA
- a CDS encoding response regulator — protein sequence MGDNPGAIEVLLVEDDPGDVLLTREAFEDNKVRNNLNVVGDGEEAMAYLRREGRYADAPRPDLILLDLNLPRKDGREVLSEVKADPELRSIPVVVLTTSAADEDILRSYDLHANAYVTKPVDFERFIEVVRQIDDFFVTVVKLPGHRSGSGPRSLPQEAKFPKTV from the coding sequence ATGGGTGACAATCCTGGCGCGATCGAGGTGCTGCTGGTCGAGGACGATCCCGGGGACGTACTGCTGACCCGCGAGGCGTTCGAGGACAACAAGGTCCGCAACAACCTCAACGTGGTGGGCGACGGCGAGGAGGCCATGGCCTACCTGCGCCGCGAGGGCCGCTATGCCGACGCGCCCCGGCCGGATCTGATCCTGCTGGACCTCAACCTGCCCCGCAAGGACGGCAGGGAGGTGCTCAGCGAGGTCAAGGCCGACCCCGAGCTGCGTTCCATCCCGGTGGTGGTGCTCACCACCTCCGCGGCCGATGAGGACATCCTGCGCAGCTACGATCTGCATGCCAACGCCTACGTCACCAAGCCGGTGGACTTCGAGCGGTTCATCGAGGTGGTGCGGCAGATCGACGACTTCTTCGTGACCGTGGTGAAGCTGCCGGGGCACCGGTCCGGTTCGGGACCAAGGTCCCTGCCGCAAGAGGCGAAGTTCCCGAAAACCGTGTGA
- a CDS encoding fumarate reductase/succinate dehydrogenase flavoprotein subunit, translated as MTDSFYTLGDPIADTKAPKGPIEERWSRRKFEMKLVNPANKRKKTIIVVGTGLAGGSAGATLGELGYKVIQFCFQDSPRRAHSIAAQGGINAAKNYRNDGDSVFRLFYDTVKGGDFRARESNVHRLAEISTQIIDQCVAQGVPFAREYGGLLDNRSFGGAQVSRTFYARGQTGQQLLLGAYQALMRQVDAGNVELHPRHEMLDLVVADGRARGVVVRNLVTGEIKTYTADAVVLATGGYGNVFYLSTNAMGSNATAIWRAHKRGALFGNPCFTQIHPTCIPVSGDHQSKLTLMSESLRNDGRVWVPVKAGDTRNPNDIPEDERDYYLERMYPAFGNLVPRDIASRAAKKVCDEGRGVGPGGRGVYLDFADAIKRLGIDAVKAKYGNLFDMYERITGENPYEVPMRIYPAVHYTMGGLWVDYDLESTIPGLFVIGEANFSDHGANRLGASALMQGLADGYFVLPNTIGNYLANNNKLGEVPAEVIAEAEAGVKAQIERLLSIDGDRTVDSFHRELGHIMWEYCGMERTDEGLRKALTLIPALREEFWQRVKVPGSADDLNQSLEKAGRVADFLELAELMVIDALHRTESCGGHFRAESQDADGEAKRDDANFSYVAAWEWAGEGKPPILHKEHLEFEYVKPSQRSYK; from the coding sequence ATGACCGACAGCTTCTACACCCTCGGCGACCCGATCGCCGACACCAAGGCGCCCAAGGGGCCCATCGAGGAACGGTGGAGCCGGCGCAAGTTCGAGATGAAGTTGGTCAACCCGGCCAACAAGCGCAAGAAGACCATCATCGTGGTCGGCACCGGGCTGGCCGGCGGGTCGGCCGGGGCCACGCTGGGCGAGCTGGGCTACAAGGTCATCCAGTTCTGCTTCCAGGACAGCCCGCGCCGGGCCCACTCGATCGCCGCGCAGGGCGGCATCAACGCCGCCAAGAACTACCGCAACGACGGCGACAGCGTCTTCCGGCTGTTCTACGACACGGTCAAGGGCGGCGACTTCCGCGCCCGCGAGTCCAACGTGCACCGCCTGGCGGAGATCAGCACCCAGATCATCGACCAGTGCGTGGCGCAGGGCGTGCCGTTCGCCCGCGAGTACGGCGGCCTGCTGGACAACCGCTCCTTCGGCGGCGCCCAGGTCTCCCGCACCTTCTACGCCCGCGGCCAGACCGGCCAGCAGCTGCTGCTGGGCGCCTACCAGGCGCTGATGCGCCAGGTGGACGCCGGCAACGTGGAGCTGCACCCCCGCCACGAGATGCTGGACCTGGTGGTGGCCGACGGCCGGGCGCGCGGCGTGGTGGTCCGCAACCTCGTCACCGGCGAGATCAAGACCTACACCGCCGACGCGGTGGTGCTGGCCACCGGCGGCTACGGCAACGTCTTCTACCTGTCCACCAACGCGATGGGCTCCAACGCCACCGCGATCTGGCGGGCGCACAAGCGCGGGGCGCTGTTCGGCAACCCCTGCTTCACCCAGATCCACCCCACCTGCATCCCGGTCAGCGGCGACCACCAGTCCAAGCTGACGCTGATGTCGGAGTCGCTGCGCAACGACGGCCGGGTGTGGGTGCCGGTGAAGGCCGGCGACACCCGCAACCCCAACGACATCCCCGAGGACGAGCGCGACTACTACCTGGAGCGCATGTACCCGGCGTTCGGGAACCTGGTGCCGCGCGACATCGCCTCCCGGGCCGCCAAGAAGGTCTGCGACGAAGGGCGCGGGGTCGGCCCCGGCGGCCGCGGCGTCTACCTGGACTTCGCCGACGCCATCAAGCGGCTGGGGATCGATGCCGTCAAGGCCAAGTACGGCAACCTGTTCGACATGTACGAGCGGATCACCGGGGAGAACCCGTACGAGGTCCCGATGCGGATCTACCCGGCCGTTCACTACACCATGGGCGGGCTGTGGGTGGACTACGACCTGGAGTCCACCATCCCGGGCCTGTTCGTGATCGGGGAGGCCAACTTCTCCGACCACGGCGCCAACCGGCTGGGCGCCTCGGCGCTGATGCAGGGCCTGGCCGACGGGTACTTCGTGCTGCCCAACACCATCGGCAACTACCTGGCCAACAACAACAAGCTCGGCGAGGTCCCGGCGGAGGTGATCGCCGAGGCCGAGGCCGGGGTCAAGGCCCAGATCGAGCGGCTGCTGTCGATCGACGGGGACCGCACCGTCGACTCCTTCCACCGCGAGCTCGGCCACATCATGTGGGAGTACTGCGGCATGGAGCGCACCGACGAGGGGCTGCGCAAGGCGCTCACGCTCATCCCGGCGCTGCGCGAGGAGTTCTGGCAGCGGGTCAAGGTGCCCGGGTCGGCCGACGACCTCAACCAGTCGCTGGAGAAGGCCGGCCGGGTGGCCGACTTCCTGGAACTGGCCGAGCTGATGGTCATCGACGCGCTGCACCGCACCGAGTCGTGCGGCGGCCACTTCCGCGCCGAGTCCCAGGACGCCGACGGCGAGGCCAAGCGCGACGACGCCAACTTCTCCTATGTGGCCGCCTGGGAGTGGGCCGGCGAGGGCAAGCCGCCCATCCTCCACAAGGAGCACCTGGAGTTCGAATACGTCAAGCCGAGCCAGCGCTCGTACAAGTAG